A single genomic interval of Lynx canadensis isolate LIC74 chromosome A2, mLynCan4.pri.v2, whole genome shotgun sequence harbors:
- the HNRNPM gene encoding heterogeneous nuclear ribonucleoprotein M isoform X9, whose product MEESMKKAAEVLNKHSLSGRPLKVKEDPDGEHARRAMQKVMATTGGMGMGPGGPGMINIPPSILNNPNIPNEIIHALQAGRLGSTVFVANLDYKVGWKKLKEVFSMAGVVVRADILEDKDGKSRGIGTVTFEQSIEAVQAISMFNGQLLFDRPMHVKMDERALPKGDFFPPERPQQLPHGLGGIGMGLGPGGQPIDANHLNKGIGMGNIGPAGMGMEGIGFGINKMGGMEGPFGGGMENMGRFGSGMNMGRINEMERGLGGGFERDFARNKMGMFRSSGQPHGRGMEILSNALKRGEIIAKQGGGGGGGSVPGIERMGPGIDRIGGAGMERMGAGLGHGMDRVGSEIERMGLVMDRMGSVERMGSGIERMGPLGLDHMASSIERMGQTMERIGSGVERMGAGMGFGLERMAAPIDRVGQTIERMGSGVERMGPAIERMGLSMERMVPAGMGAGLERMGPVMDRMATGLERMGANNLERMGLERMGANSLERMGLERMGANSLERMGPAMGPALGAGIERMGLAMGGGGGASFDRAIEMERGNFGGSFAGSFGGAGGHAPGVARKACQIFVRNLPFDFTWKMLKDKFNECGHVLYADIKMENGKSKGCGVVKFESPEVAERACRMMNGMKLSGREIDVRIDRNA is encoded by the exons ATGGAAGAAAGCATGAAAAAAGCTGCGGAAGTTCTAAACAAGCATAGTCTGAGTGGAAGACCACTGAAAGTCAAAGAA GATCCTGATGGTGAACATGCCAGGAGAGCAATGCAAAAGGTGATGGCTACGACTGGTGGGATGGGTATGGGACCAGGTGGCCCAGGAATGATTAATATCCCACCCAGTATCCTAAATAATCCTAACATCCCAAATGAGATTATCCATGCATTACAGGCTGGAAGACTTGGAAGCACAGTATTTGTAGCAAAT CTGGATTATAAAGTTGGCTGGAAGAAGCTGAAGGAAGTTTTTAGTATGGCTGGTGTGGTGGTCCGAGCAGACATTCTTGAGGATAAAGATGGAAAAAGTCGTGGAATAGGCACTGTTACTTTTGAACAGTCCATTGAAGCTGTGCAAGCTATAT CTATGTTTAATGGTCAACTGCTATTTGATAGACCAATGCACGTGAAAATG GATGAGAGGGCCTTACCAAAGGGAGATTTTTTCCCTCCTGAGCGTCCACAGCAACTTCCCC atGGGCTTGGTGGTATTGGCATGGGGTTGGGCCCAGGAGGACAGCCGATCGATGCCAATCACCTGAATAAAGGCATTGGCATGGGAAACATAGGACCCGCAG gaatggGAATGGAAGGCATAGGATTTGGCATAAATAAAATGGGAG GAATGGAGGGACCTTTTGGTGGCGGTATGGAAAACATGGGTCGATTTGGCTCTGGGATGAACATGGGCAGAATAAATG AGATGGAGCGTGGCTTGGGTGGAGGATTTGAGAGAGACTTTGCCAGAAACAAGATGGGAATGTTTCGAAGCTCTGGACAGCCCCATGGCAGAGGCATGG AAATCCTAAGTAATGCACTGAAGAGAGGAGAGATCATTGCAAAGCAGGGAGGAG gtggaggtggaggcagTGTCCCTGGGATCGAGAGGATGGGCCCTGGCATTGACCGCATTGGGGGTGCCGGCATGGAGCGCATGGGCGCAGGCCTGGGCCATGGCATGGATCGCGTGGGCTCCGAAATTGAGCGCATGGGCCTGGTCATGGACCGCATGGGCTCAGTTGAGCGCATGGGCTCGGGCATCGAGCGTATGGGCCCACTGGGCCTCGACCACATGGCCTCCAGCATCGAGCGCATGGGCCAGACCATGGAGCGCATCGGCTCCGGAGTGGAGCGCATGGGTGCCGGCATGGGCTTTGGCCTCGAGCGCATGGCCGCGCCCATCGACCGCGTGGGCCAGACCATTGAGCGCATGGGCTCTGGTGTGGAGCGGATGGGCCCTGCCATCGAGCGCATGGGCCTCAGCATGGAGCGCATGGTGCCCGCAGGCATGGGGGCTGGCCTGGAGCGCATGGGCCCTGTGATGGATCGCATGGCCACCGGCCTGGAGCGCATGGGCGCCAACAACCTGGAGCGCATGGGCCTGGAGCGAATGGGCGCCAACAGTCTCGAGCGCATGGGCCTGGAGCGCATGGGCGCCAACAGCCTGGAGCGCATGGGTCCTGCCATGGGTCCGGCCCTGGGCGCTGGCATTGAGCGCATGGGCCTGGCCATGGGTGGCGGTGGCGGTGCCAGCTTTGACCGCGCCATCGAGATGGAGCGAGGCAACTTTGGAGGAAGCTTCGCAGGTTCCTTTGGCGGAGCTGGAGGCCATGCTCCTGGGGTGGCCAGGAAGGCCTGCCAGATATTTGTGAGAAAT cTCCCATTTGATTTTACATGGAAGATGCTAAAAGACAAATTCAACGAATGTG GCCACGTGCTGTATGCCGACATCAAGATGGAGAACGGGAAGTCCAAGGGGTGCGGTGTGGTTAAGTTTGAGTCGCCAGAGGTGGCTGAGAGAGCCTGCCGGATGATGAATGGGATGAAGCTGAGTGGCCGAGAGATTGATGTTCGAATTGATAGAAATGCTTAA
- the PRAM1 gene encoding PML-RARA-regulated adapter molecule 1 isoform X1, protein MGSHQDFRSLQAKFQASQLETSELPKKPLKPEFHKPLKKLPTAELSEHPKKPPQPEFNAVPRKPSQPSFADLPRKPSKPEFSEPSKKFPQLGAPQKALPPPEPKSSAFPKKLQQPEPNEATPEPSQPHFSTLPKKPPQPEFGGHPRKPPQPQVGELPKKCLPQPEFSEVPQKPPWKVETSEPHPHPSKPDFSTLPKKPPQPEFGGHPRKPPQPQVGELPKKCLPQPEFSEVPQTPPWKAESSEPHPHPSQPDFSTFPKKSPAPQLSDLPKKLLHPDFGDLTRRSSEPEVSVVPKRPRQSEFKAPSKKPLQPEPGGLPRVASEPEFGLLPSKFLQPECQGPPRKFSQPEPSALPKKRPHAEFFGDLPRKPPLPGSVSESSLPTAVAGPGPRLPLSLTHSGRSRLGLKQGHPPRRRPLPPASSLGPPPAKPPLPPGPRDVQSFRRAAAAATALRRARSAAAIHFQEQQTKDIPRAQDEIYELYDDVGPTDHSGPSGEGRDGVPSTQQPPRPPQDPELRKEKDPQPQQLPPADLKSLKQIRKAEKAEREFRKKFKFEGEIVIQTRMMIDPNAKTRRGGGKYLGIRRGEILEVIEFTNKDEMLCRDTKGKYGYVPRTALLPLETEVYDDVGF, encoded by the exons ATG GGGAGCCATCAGGACTTCCGGAGCCTTCAAGCAAAGTTCCAGGCCTCTCAGCTCGAGACCAGTGAACTCCCCAAAAAACCCCTGAAGCCTGAGTTCCACAAACCCCTAAAGAAGCTTCCAACAGCCGAGCTAAGCGAGCACCCCAAAAAGCCCCCGCAGCCCGAGTTCAATGCAGTGCCCAGGAAGCCTTCGCAGCCCAGTTTCGCTGATCTGCCCAGGAAGCCCTCCAAACCCGAGTTCAGTGAACCCTCCAAGAAGTTCCCGCAGCTCGGGGCCCCTCAAAAGGCCTTGCCCCCCCCAGAGCCCAAATCCAGCGCCTTCCCCAAAAAGCTACAGCAGCCTGAGCCCAACGAGGCCACCCCAGAACCCTCACAGCCCCACTTCAGTACCCTCCCGAAGAAGCCCCCACAGCCTGAGTTCGGTGGGCACCCCAGAAAGCCCCCGCAGCCTCAGGTCGGTGAGCTCCCTAAGAAGTGCCTGCCGCAGCCTGAGTTCAGTGAGGTCCCTCAGAAACCCCCCTGGAAGGTGGAGACTagtgagccccacccccacccctcaaagcCTGACTTCAGTACGCTCCCCAAGAAGCCCCCACAGCCTGAGTTCGGTGGGCACCCCAGAAAGCCCCCGCAGCCTCAGGTCGGTGAGCTCCCTAAGAAGTGCCTGCCGCAGCCTGAGTTCAGTGAGGTCCCTCAGACACCCCCCTGGAAGGCTGAGTCCagtgagccccacccccacccatcacAGCCTGACTTCAGTACATTTCCCAAGAAGAGCCCAGCCCCTCAGCTGAGTGACCTCCCCAAGAAGCTCCTGCACCCTGATTTTGGAGACCTCACCAGGAGGTCCTCAGAGCCGGAAGTCAGTGTGGTTCCCAAGAGGCCACGGCAGTCCGAATTCAAAGCACCTTCCAAGAAGCCCCTGCAGCCCGAGCCGGGGGGCCTCCCCAGGGTGGCCTCAGAGCCTGAGTTTGGCCTACTCCCCAGCAAGTTCCTGCAGCCTGAGTGCCAGGGGCCCCCCCGCAAGTTCTCACAGCCCGAGCCCAGTGCTCTGCCCAAGAAGCGCCCGCATGCCGAGTTCTTTGGTGATCTTCCCAGAAAGCCCCCTCTCCCCGGCTCTGTTTCGGAGAGCTCGCTCCCCACTGCTGTCGCGGGCCCCGGCCCCAGGCTCCCACTCAGTCTCACTCACAGTGGACGGTCGAGGCTGGGCCTCAAACAGGGCCACCCGCCCCGGCGGAGGCCTCTGCCCCCTGCCAGCAGCCTGGGACCCCCTCCAGCCAAGCCCCCgctgcccccaggccccagggacGTTCAGAGCTTCCGGAGAGCCGCAGCTGCAGCCACAG CTCTGAGGAGGGCTCGGTCCGCTGCCGCCATCCACTTCCAGGAGCAACAGACGAAAGACATCCCGCG GGCCCAGGATGAGATCTACGAGCTGTATGACGACGTGGGGCCCACGGACCACTCCGGCCCCAGCGGCGAGGGCAGAG ATGGGGTGCCATCTACCCAGCAACCCCCCAGGCCGCCACAAGACCCAGAGCTCAG GAAGGAGAAGGACCCCCAGCCACAGCAGTTGCCTCCTGCAGACCTTAAGTCTCTGAAGCAGATCCGGAAGGCAGAGAAAGCCGAGAGGGAGTTCCGGAAGAAGTTCAAG TTTGAGGGGGAGATAGTGATTCAGACAAGGATGATGATCGATCCCAACGCCAAGACGCGTCGCGGGGGTGGCAAGTACCTGGGGATCCGGCGTGGGGAGATCCTAGAGGTGATCGAGTTCACCAACAAGGATGAGATGCTGTGCCGGGACACCAAGGGCAAAT ATGGCTACGTGCCCAGAACAGCTCTACTGCCCCT GGAAACGGAGGTGTATGACGATGTTGGCTTCTAG
- the PRAM1 gene encoding PML-RARA-regulated adapter molecule 1 isoform X2: protein MGSHQDFRSLQAKFQASQLETSELPKKPLKPEFHKPLKKLPTAELSEHPKKPPQPEFNAVPRKPSQPSFADLPRKPSKPEFSEPSKKFPQLGAPQKALPPPEPKSSAFPKKLQQPEPNEATPEPSQPHFSTLPKKPPQPQVGELPKKCLPQPEFSEVPQKPPWKVETSEPHPHPSKPDFSTLPKKPPQPEFGGHPRKPPQPQVGELPKKCLPQPEFSEVPQTPPWKAESSEPHPHPSQPDFSTFPKKSPAPQLSDLPKKLLHPDFGDLTRRSSEPEVSVVPKRPRQSEFKAPSKKPLQPEPGGLPRVASEPEFGLLPSKFLQPECQGPPRKFSQPEPSALPKKRPHAEFFGDLPRKPPLPGSVSESSLPTAVAGPGPRLPLSLTHSGRSRLGLKQGHPPRRRPLPPASSLGPPPAKPPLPPGPRDVQSFRRAAAAATALRRARSAAAIHFQEQQTKDIPRAQDEIYELYDDVGPTDHSGPSGEGRDGVPSTQQPPRPPQDPELRKEKDPQPQQLPPADLKSLKQIRKAEKAEREFRKKFKFEGEIVIQTRMMIDPNAKTRRGGGKYLGIRRGEILEVIEFTNKDEMLCRDTKGKYGYVPRTALLPLETEVYDDVGF from the exons ATG GGGAGCCATCAGGACTTCCGGAGCCTTCAAGCAAAGTTCCAGGCCTCTCAGCTCGAGACCAGTGAACTCCCCAAAAAACCCCTGAAGCCTGAGTTCCACAAACCCCTAAAGAAGCTTCCAACAGCCGAGCTAAGCGAGCACCCCAAAAAGCCCCCGCAGCCCGAGTTCAATGCAGTGCCCAGGAAGCCTTCGCAGCCCAGTTTCGCTGATCTGCCCAGGAAGCCCTCCAAACCCGAGTTCAGTGAACCCTCCAAGAAGTTCCCGCAGCTCGGGGCCCCTCAAAAGGCCTTGCCCCCCCCAGAGCCCAAATCCAGCGCCTTCCCCAAAAAGCTACAGCAGCCTGAGCCCAACGAGGCCACCCCAGAACCCTCACAGCCCCACTTCAGTACCCTCCCGAAG AAGCCCCCGCAGCCTCAGGTCGGTGAGCTCCCTAAGAAGTGCCTGCCGCAGCCTGAGTTCAGTGAGGTCCCTCAGAAACCCCCCTGGAAGGTGGAGACTagtgagccccacccccacccctcaaagcCTGACTTCAGTACGCTCCCCAAGAAGCCCCCACAGCCTGAGTTCGGTGGGCACCCCAGAAAGCCCCCGCAGCCTCAGGTCGGTGAGCTCCCTAAGAAGTGCCTGCCGCAGCCTGAGTTCAGTGAGGTCCCTCAGACACCCCCCTGGAAGGCTGAGTCCagtgagccccacccccacccatcacAGCCTGACTTCAGTACATTTCCCAAGAAGAGCCCAGCCCCTCAGCTGAGTGACCTCCCCAAGAAGCTCCTGCACCCTGATTTTGGAGACCTCACCAGGAGGTCCTCAGAGCCGGAAGTCAGTGTGGTTCCCAAGAGGCCACGGCAGTCCGAATTCAAAGCACCTTCCAAGAAGCCCCTGCAGCCCGAGCCGGGGGGCCTCCCCAGGGTGGCCTCAGAGCCTGAGTTTGGCCTACTCCCCAGCAAGTTCCTGCAGCCTGAGTGCCAGGGGCCCCCCCGCAAGTTCTCACAGCCCGAGCCCAGTGCTCTGCCCAAGAAGCGCCCGCATGCCGAGTTCTTTGGTGATCTTCCCAGAAAGCCCCCTCTCCCCGGCTCTGTTTCGGAGAGCTCGCTCCCCACTGCTGTCGCGGGCCCCGGCCCCAGGCTCCCACTCAGTCTCACTCACAGTGGACGGTCGAGGCTGGGCCTCAAACAGGGCCACCCGCCCCGGCGGAGGCCTCTGCCCCCTGCCAGCAGCCTGGGACCCCCTCCAGCCAAGCCCCCgctgcccccaggccccagggacGTTCAGAGCTTCCGGAGAGCCGCAGCTGCAGCCACAG CTCTGAGGAGGGCTCGGTCCGCTGCCGCCATCCACTTCCAGGAGCAACAGACGAAAGACATCCCGCG GGCCCAGGATGAGATCTACGAGCTGTATGACGACGTGGGGCCCACGGACCACTCCGGCCCCAGCGGCGAGGGCAGAG ATGGGGTGCCATCTACCCAGCAACCCCCCAGGCCGCCACAAGACCCAGAGCTCAG GAAGGAGAAGGACCCCCAGCCACAGCAGTTGCCTCCTGCAGACCTTAAGTCTCTGAAGCAGATCCGGAAGGCAGAGAAAGCCGAGAGGGAGTTCCGGAAGAAGTTCAAG TTTGAGGGGGAGATAGTGATTCAGACAAGGATGATGATCGATCCCAACGCCAAGACGCGTCGCGGGGGTGGCAAGTACCTGGGGATCCGGCGTGGGGAGATCCTAGAGGTGATCGAGTTCACCAACAAGGATGAGATGCTGTGCCGGGACACCAAGGGCAAAT ATGGCTACGTGCCCAGAACAGCTCTACTGCCCCT GGAAACGGAGGTGTATGACGATGTTGGCTTCTAG